The following proteins are co-located in the Dermacentor albipictus isolate Rhodes 1998 colony unplaced genomic scaffold, USDA_Dalb.pri_finalv2 scaffold_22, whole genome shotgun sequence genome:
- the LOC135915746 gene encoding uncharacterized protein, whose translation MSSCSGSYGSYCCVQWCQNNGRTRKKPGTSFFRIPQDSRSTAWVAYSRRADVMEKPAGVLYSSYRICSDHFTAKDFLDPGRTRLIRTAVPTGSSAFADAADVPSVGGFAVASHQNTVPEDHLEKSIGISTMFDDPALQGCSRPASEEQAGEDVLHKTCEQGSLMTASHAAKASLQQMSGCNTPVSELGATASQVDMFGSSSTEDERCAVDDAISEVSPSANIFDSAERPVGNYPAAISGLS comes from the exons ATGTCCTCCTGTAGTGGCTCGTACGGCAGTTACTGTTGTGTACAGTGGTGCCAAAACAATGGAAGAACGAGAAAGAAGCCCGGCACCAGTTTTTTTCGTATCCCACAGGACAGCAG GTCGACGGCATGGGTGGCATATTCCCGCAGAGCCGACGTTATGGAAAAGCCGGCAGGTGTATTGTACAGTTCATACAGGATATGCAGCGACCATTTCACTGCAAAAGATTTCCTGGACCCAGGTCGCACGCGACTCATTAGAACAGCTGTACCTACAGGTTCCTCAG cttTTGCAGATGCTGCTGATGTGCCATCTGTTGGAGGTTTCGCTGTTGCATCACATCAAAACACCGTCCCAGAGGACCATCTGGAAAAGTCTATAGGCATCAGCACTATGTTTGATGACCCTGCTTTGCAAG GCTGCAGCCGTCCTGCAAGTGAGGAACAAGCTGGTGAGGACGTCCTACATAAGACATGCGAGCAAGGCTCCCTCATGACGGCAAGCCATGCTGCTAAAG CAAGCctacaacagatgtctggctgcAACACCCCTGTGAGCGAGCTAGGTGCAACGGCCTCCCAGGTGGATATGTTTGGCAGCAGTTCTACCGAGGATGAGCGTTGTGCTGTTGATG ATGCCATTTCCGAGGTGTCCCCAAGCGCCAACATTTTCGATTCAGCTGAAAGACCAGTAGGAAACTATCCCG ctgccatttcagGTCTGTCGTAG